The following proteins are encoded in a genomic region of Arachis stenosperma cultivar V10309 chromosome 4, arast.V10309.gnm1.PFL2, whole genome shotgun sequence:
- the LOC130973995 gene encoding nitrate regulatory gene2 protein-like yields the protein MGCAASKLDNEDTVRRCKDRRRFMKEAVYARHLLAAAHSDYCRSLRLTGSALSTFATGEPLSVSDTTPAVFLHPPPPQPKQPPPPPQQQQQQQLPPLFIPSPSPSPTIPETKTETARNHDHNNNNNNRNYYNRQNRRKPPKLPHILSDSSPSDTPRSNYSNIFPTAYSTYSTTPSQASSVWNWENFYPPPPPPPPPASDYFDQRSHVSTNTTNNKKQCSQIDTEEEEDEEHYSEEDEDEEYSGPRSEQNFNTNHHHHHLQQQHQHQHQHQHQHQRQQLDDDERSEYDFFKHGEQASFRKQASFKKEGMSFQKQHHLIEDYAETEREEVHCSEWGDHYSTTTSSDDDGGGHGGRVGAVVEEEEEEDSRSERSRSNFGSSVRGSSMRGSSVVGDPVTPPPPMAGKKAAPVAEEDDARSKYGEMMEMKMVVRHKDLKEIVEAIKESFDKAAVAGDQVSEMLQISQAQLDRSFKQLRKTVYHSSSLLSNLSSTWSSKPPLAVKYRLDTGSLAEPGGLKSLCSTLERLLAWEKKLYEEVKAREGWKIDHEKKLSALQSQEYKGEDEAKIFKTKTSINKLQSLIIVTSQAVTATSTAIIGLRDSDLVPQLVDLCHGFMYMWRSMHQHHETQSNIVQQVRGLVNRSSRGDSTSELHRQATRDLESAVSAWHSSFCRLIKFQRDFIVSLHAWFKLSLVPVHNDNVNLSISREPNDAYMFFDEWKLALERVPDTVASEAIKSFIHVVHVIYTKQSEELKIKKRTESASKELEKKSSSVRTLERKFYNSYSMVGISLPDTGPDNGQGLDARDPLAEKKLELATCQRRVEDEMLRHSKAVEVTRAMTLNNLQTGLPGVFQALTSFSSLFTEALESVCTCSYAIK from the exons ATGGGCTGCGCGGCCTCCAAGCTCGACAATGAGGACACCGTCCGCCGCTGCAAGGACCGCCGCCGCTTCATGAAGGAGGCTGTCTACGCCCGCCACCTCCTCGCCGCCGCCCATTCTGACTACTGCCGCTCCCTCCGCCTCACCGGCTCCGCTCTCTCTACCTTCGCCACCGGTGAACCCCTCTCCGTCTCCGACACCACCCCCGCCGTCTTCCTCCACCCTCCACCACCACAACCaaaacaaccaccaccaccaccacaacaacaacaacaacaacaactaccACCATTGTTTATACCTTCACCTTCACCTTCACCTACCATACCCGAAACCAAAACCGAAACAGCAAGAAACCACGAccacaacaataacaataataaccgTAACTACTATAACCGTCAAAACCGTAGAAAACCGCCGAAATTACCTCACATTCTTTCAGATTCGAGTCCTTCCGATACTCCTCGAAGTAACTACTCGAATATCTTCCCAACCGCGTATTCTACTTATTCAACTACTCCTTCTCAAGCTTCCTCTGTTTGGAATTGGGAAAATTTTTACcctcctccaccaccacctcctcctcctgCTTCTGATTACTTCGATCAAAGAAGCCACGTCAGCACCAACACCACCAATAATAAGAAGCAGTGTTCACAAATCGACaccgaagaagaagaagacgaagaacactattcagaagaagatgaagatgaagaataTTCGGGACCGCGTTCTGAACAGAACTTTAATACtaatcaccatcatcatcatcttcaacaGCAGCATCAGCATCAGCATCAACATCAGCATCAGCATCAGCGTCAGCAGTTGGATGATGATGAGAGATCGGAGTATGATTTCTTCAAACACGGAGAACAAGCGTCGTTTCGAAAACAAGCGTCGTTTAAGAAAGAGGGGATGTCGTTTCAGAAGCAGCATCATCTGATTGAGGATTATGCTGAGACTGAGAGGGAGGAAGTTCATTGCAGCGAGTGGGGGGATCATTACAGCACCACTACCAGCTCCGACGATGACGGTGGCGGCCATGGTGGTCGTGTTGGTGCAGtggtggaggaggaggaggaggaggattcTAGGTCTGAGAGGAGCAGGTCGAATTTCGGATCGTCAGTGAGGGGGTCTTCCATGAGAGGATCGTCGGTGGTGGGAGATCCAGTGACGCCGCCTCCTCCGATGGCAGGGAAGAAGGCGGCACCGGTGGCGGAGGAGGATGATGCAAGGAGCAAGTATGGGGAGATGATGGAGATGAAGATGGTGGTGCGGCATAAGGACTTGAAGGAAATCGTGGAAGCCATTAAAGAGAGCTTTGACAAAGCTGCCGTGGCCGGAGATCAGGTCTCTGAGATGCTTCAGATCAGTCAGGCACAACTCGATCGCAGTTTCAAGCAATTGCgga AAACTGTGTATCATTCAAGCAGTTTATTAAGCAACCTGAGCTCCACTTGGTCCTCAAAACCACCATTGGCAGTTAAGTACCGGCTGGACACTGGTTCGCTGGCTGAACCAGGCGGTCTGAAGAGTCTCTGCTCCACTCTGGAGCGACTCCTGGCTTGGGAGAAGAAGCTCTACGAGGAAGTTAAG gCTAGAGAAGGTTGGAAGATTGATCATGAGAAGAAATTGTCAGCGCTGCAGAGTCAGGAATACAAAGGAGAGGATGAAGCAAAGATATTCAAAACCAAGACTTCCATAAATAAGTTGCAATCACTAATTATTGTCACATCTCAGGCTGTGACTGCCACCTCAACCGCCATTATTGGCCTTAGGGACTCTGATCTTGTTCCTCAGCTTGTTGACCTTTGTCATGG ATTCATGTACATGTGGAGATCAATGCACCAGCACCATGAAACTCAAAGCAACATAGTACAGCAAGTCCGTGGCCTTGTGAACAGATCTTCCAGAGGCGACTCAACTTCTGAGCTGCACAGACAGGCGACACGTGATCTTGAATCCGCTGTGTCGGCTTGGCACTCCAGCTTCTGTCGCCTTATAAAATTTCAGCGCGACTTCATCGTCTCCTTACATGCCTGGTTCAAGCTTAGCCTTGTTCCAGTCCATAATGATAATGTCAACCTCAGCATCAGCAGGGAACCCAACGATGCATACATGTTTTTTGATGAATGGAAGCTCGCCCTTGAACGTGTCCCCGACACGGTTGCATCTGAGGCCATCAAGAGCTTCATCCACGTTGTCCACGTGATATACACCAAGCAATCCGAGGAGCTCAAGATCAAGAAGCGAACCGAGAGCGCTTCCAAGGAACTCGAGAAGAAGTCTTCGTCCGTGAGAACCTTGGAGAGGAAGTTTTATAATTCTTATTCTATGGTAGGCATTAGTCTTCCTGATACCGGACCGGACAACGGACAAGGTCTGGACGCACGGGACCCCCTAGCTGAGAAGAAATTGGAACTTGCAACATGCCAGAGGCGAGTCGAAGACGAAATGCTGAGGCACTCAAAGGCTGTGGAGGTGACAAGAGCAATGACACTCAACAATCTGCAGACAGGGTTGCCTGGAGTTTTCCAAGCACTTACCAGTTTCTCTTCATTGTTCACTGAGGCTCTTGAATCTGTGTGTACCTGTTCCTATGCCATCAAGTAG